A part of Paenibacillus sp. genomic DNA contains:
- a CDS encoding response regulator transcription factor, whose protein sequence is MPGELILTVDDEVRIGELVGMYLQKDGFRHIAATNGKQAMELAEKERPNLIVLDVLLPDMEGYELCSRLRTKTDVPIVFLSCKDTDVDKVVGLTVGADDYMSKPFSPIELIARIKAQLRRFRAQRAPQPPKLVLSNGHVQLHPEAHEVFVEGRKIELTTKEFQLLSYMMHHAKQVLTPDQLLLHVWGYDSSVDTKTLKVHIGHLRKKIEHDPSQPKRIITVRGVGYKFDERVQEA, encoded by the coding sequence ATGCCAGGCGAGCTGATATTGACCGTAGACGACGAGGTACGCATCGGGGAATTGGTCGGCATGTATTTGCAGAAGGACGGATTCCGGCACATTGCCGCCACGAACGGGAAACAAGCGATGGAGCTCGCCGAGAAAGAACGCCCGAACTTGATCGTACTGGACGTCCTGCTCCCGGATATGGAAGGCTACGAATTATGCTCCCGCCTCCGCACGAAGACGGACGTCCCCATCGTGTTCCTGTCCTGCAAAGATACGGACGTCGACAAAGTCGTCGGGCTGACCGTCGGCGCCGACGACTATATGAGCAAACCGTTCAGCCCCATCGAGCTGATCGCCCGCATTAAAGCGCAGCTCCGCCGGTTCCGCGCGCAACGAGCGCCGCAGCCCCCGAAGCTCGTCCTCTCCAACGGGCACGTTCAACTGCATCCGGAAGCCCACGAAGTGTTCGTGGAAGGCCGAAAAATCGAACTGACCACCAAGGAATTCCAATTATTGTCGTATATGATGCATCACGCAAAACAAGTGCTTACGCCGGATCAACTGCTGCTGCACGTGTGGGGGTACGACAGCTCCGTCGATACGAAAACGTTAAAAGTCCATATCGGCCATCTTCGCAAAAAGATCGAACACGACCCGTCCCAACCGAAACGTATCATTACCGTCCGGGGGGTCGGCTATAAATTCGATGAGCGCGTCCAAGAAGCGTAA
- a CDS encoding sensor histidine kinase — MSASKKRKPLQPPKTFAFQLLAAMLAASILPLLLLSMSAGHTLRTQMQEISDVTSQTTERVYLQMYDSNIEEQAESIDSEMRKVEDAVLVAKSYAEALFAGKEGNGTEPILEFDYDVSQGRFVNRHQSGEGVVSIRSPRSVRPTEAQARDFALMQSLFPIFESVVARNSNIVLMYYIHPDDGSYYYPEYDGPEPSPNPIHIRNLTTYSFYTDALQVPPGVNQVAWTSPYLDITPRGWMFTATAPVYDEQGRLRGTVAADVTIDRFVGNVLDRAFQDEDGYAFLLDQQHELIAAQRQGLAELGTLNLAELFGGEAPNRYRSMTLNGEAKAVFSRYIPSTDWILGYIVPEREMLEPVFSAARAASEEARKKLFLQLAALFAFSAAVCVAVAFYLRSRVTRPVKLLMHAFSEAREGVFTERLQDTRSYEFNRLLHSFNEMNRKIRRLIDEQTALNHRLEDIVERRTVQLRATNEELERRIEELLRMEQWRKSLFMNISHDLKTPITLIQGYIEAIRDGTIPAENAGMFLDRIHEGIQTITRFIRNLTDLSLLENREAVVNFAPLDASAFADEVASRWRDYFGLGQRRFAAKLEGGRIDVQGDKYLLTRALDNLIDNAAKYSDDSSPIAFEFEHAGSELRFRVVDEGVGIPEEAMPYIFQSFYRVDRSRNSHVPGSGLGLSIAKEIAAIHGGELTVAANPAGRGCVFTLSLPAPPPEQAAILKRREFLDDQRIK, encoded by the coding sequence ATGAGCGCGTCCAAGAAGCGTAAACCACTCCAACCGCCCAAAACGTTCGCCTTCCAATTGCTGGCCGCCATGCTGGCCGCCTCGATTTTGCCGCTGCTGCTGCTGTCCATGTCGGCCGGCCATACGCTGCGCACCCAAATGCAGGAAATCAGCGACGTCACCTCGCAAACGACGGAACGCGTCTATTTGCAAATGTACGATTCCAATATCGAGGAGCAAGCGGAATCGATCGATTCCGAAATGCGCAAGGTCGAGGACGCCGTGCTCGTCGCCAAGTCGTACGCGGAGGCGCTGTTCGCCGGCAAGGAGGGGAACGGGACGGAACCGATCCTCGAGTTCGACTACGACGTCTCCCAAGGCAGATTCGTGAACCGGCATCAAAGCGGCGAAGGCGTCGTCTCGATCCGATCCCCGCGGAGCGTGCGGCCGACGGAGGCGCAAGCCCGCGATTTCGCGCTGATGCAGTCGTTGTTTCCGATCTTCGAATCGGTCGTCGCCCGCAATTCGAACATCGTGCTGATGTATTACATTCATCCGGACGACGGCTCGTACTATTACCCGGAATACGACGGGCCCGAACCGTCGCCCAACCCCATACATATCCGTAACTTGACGACATACTCGTTCTACACCGACGCGCTGCAGGTCCCCCCCGGCGTCAATCAAGTCGCGTGGACGTCTCCTTATCTCGACATTACGCCGAGGGGATGGATGTTCACGGCGACGGCGCCCGTCTACGACGAACAGGGGCGATTGAGGGGCACCGTCGCCGCGGACGTGACGATCGACCGTTTCGTCGGCAACGTGCTCGACCGGGCGTTCCAAGACGAAGACGGGTACGCCTTCCTGCTCGATCAGCAGCACGAGCTGATCGCCGCGCAGCGTCAAGGTCTCGCCGAGCTGGGAACGCTCAACCTCGCCGAGCTGTTCGGCGGCGAGGCGCCGAACCGGTACCGCAGCATGACGTTGAACGGCGAAGCCAAGGCCGTGTTCAGCCGATACATCCCGTCGACCGACTGGATTCTCGGCTATATCGTGCCGGAGCGCGAAATGCTGGAGCCCGTCTTCAGCGCCGCGCGAGCGGCCTCCGAAGAAGCGCGGAAAAAGCTGTTTCTCCAGCTGGCGGCGCTGTTCGCGTTCAGCGCGGCAGTCTGCGTCGCCGTCGCCTTCTATTTGCGCTCCCGCGTCACCCGTCCCGTGAAGCTGCTCATGCACGCGTTCTCGGAGGCTCGCGAGGGGGTATTTACCGAACGGCTGCAGGACACCCGCTCCTACGAGTTCAACCGGCTGCTCCATTCGTTCAACGAGATGAACCGGAAAATTCGCCGACTGATCGACGAGCAAACGGCGCTGAATCACCGGCTGGAAGACATCGTGGAGCGGCGCACCGTTCAGCTTCGCGCAACGAACGAGGAGCTGGAGCGTCGGATCGAAGAGCTGCTGCGAATGGAGCAGTGGCGCAAATCGTTGTTCATGAATATCTCGCACGATTTGAAAACGCCGATCACGTTAATCCAAGGCTATATCGAGGCGATCCGGGACGGAACGATCCCCGCGGAAAATGCCGGTATGTTCCTGGATCGGATCCATGAAGGCATCCAAACGATCACGAGGTTTATCCGAAATTTAACGGATTTAAGTCTGCTGGAGAACCGGGAGGCCGTCGTCAATTTCGCTCCGCTCGATGCGTCCGCGTTCGCAGACGAGGTCGCGTCTCGATGGCGGGATTATTTCGGACTCGGGCAGCGGCGGTTCGCGGCGAAGCTGGAGGGCGGGCGAATCGACGTGCAGGGGGATAAATACTTGCTCACGCGCGCCCTCGACAATTTGATCGATAACGCAGCGAAATACTCGGACGATTCCTCGCCGATCGCGTTCGAGTTCGAACACGCGGGATCGGAGCTGCGGTTTCGGGTTGTCGACGAAGGCGTCGGCATTCCGGAGGAAGCGATGCCGTACATTTTTCAATCGTTCTACAGAGTCGACCGGTCGCGCAACAGCCACGTACCCGGCAGCGGCCTCGGACTGTCCATCGCCAAAGAAATCGCGGCGATCCACGGCGGCGAGCTGACCGTCGCGGCGAACCCCGCGGGGCGGGGATGCGTCTTTACGCTGTCCCTCCCGGCGCCGCCGCCCGAGCAGGCAGCAATACTTAAAAGGAGGGAATTTTTGGATGATCAGCGAATAAAGTAA
- a CDS encoding VOC family protein, producing the protein MEEQIIATESPGPAGVVPKLLYDGGSIDILYDYHEDAIKWYENHLGWKVEQKENWKPDPRVAAGKMTHMGRGYWLTSYVTKKKLPFHYAERGTIDPHVRLCLKAKDIKQTHDDFSKKGIRVSEIYNGPGGHSYFDAWLTMEGTRFTFQDELEHSPIAFPDCDNFRDTCVRIGVKNLENAIKWYKQYVGMEVESLHGGDGYAIMSLGVNHHPNGKSMWVLEQLSDGAITEKVDGPVRPTCYIQNREQFFGYHTFLKNSGVDVCEIGGFTGRGMSMFHFYDPDGNRFNVSCFV; encoded by the coding sequence ATGGAAGAACAAATCATCGCCACTGAATCCCCTGGACCGGCAGGAGTTGTGCCAAAACTGTTGTATGACGGCGGCAGCATCGATATTCTTTACGATTACCATGAAGATGCTATCAAATGGTACGAAAACCATCTTGGATGGAAGGTTGAACAAAAAGAAAATTGGAAACCGGACCCCAGAGTCGCCGCAGGGAAAATGACTCATATGGGAAGGGGGTACTGGCTGACTTCGTACGTTACAAAGAAGAAGCTTCCGTTCCATTATGCAGAACGCGGTACGATCGACCCCCATGTTCGTCTTTGTCTGAAGGCTAAGGACATTAAACAAACACACGATGATTTTTCAAAGAAAGGGATCCGCGTATCGGAAATCTACAACGGTCCAGGCGGTCACTCCTATTTCGACGCATGGCTTACTATGGAAGGAACGAGGTTCACGTTTCAAGACGAACTCGAGCATTCGCCGATTGCCTTTCCGGACTGCGATAATTTTCGGGATACTTGCGTTCGTATCGGCGTTAAAAATTTAGAAAATGCAATCAAGTGGTATAAACAATATGTCGGTATGGAAGTTGAGTCTCTACATGGCGGCGATGGATACGCAATCATGTCGCTGGGGGTAAATCATCATCCTAACGGGAAATCCATGTGGGTCCTCGAACAACTCTCGGATGGCGCTATTACAGAAAAAGTAGACGGCCCCGTTCGTCCGACCTGCTATATTCAAAACCGGGAACAATTTTTCGGGTACCATACATTTCTGAAGAATAGCGGGGTGGATGTCTGCGAAATCGGAGGGTTTACGGGTCGCGGCATGTCCATGTTCCACTTCTATGATCCGGATGGGAATCGTTTCAATGTAAGTTGTTTTGTATAA